One segment of Methylotenera versatilis 79 DNA contains the following:
- a CDS encoding LysR family transcriptional regulator: MYSSERLKGIDVFVCVADMGSFTAAAARMNLTSSAVSKGIARLEGRLQTRLFNRTTRRLSLTDAGTEFYRTCTGVLADLKEVESSLHLENTEPRGKVRIDLPASYGRLHVLPVILKCIEEYPLLIPHITFSDRFVDLVEADIDIVVRIGGSDVWPNVLGHHYLGKARNIFCASPTYLSKYGEPLNELDLEHHSCIVYGEGQGMVSPWYFSETKTGYTERRVMPARIAIGDGEGELVAAIAGHGIAQLPTWLVKHEIEKGTIVEVLPNLATDGLILNLVWLKSRQALPKVSVLLGALAAGLTLPSTN, translated from the coding sequence GGATGAACCTAACTAGTTCTGCTGTAAGCAAGGGCATCGCCCGATTAGAAGGCAGACTTCAAACACGCTTATTCAATAGAACTACACGACGTCTGTCGCTGACTGACGCTGGAACGGAGTTCTATCGCACGTGTACAGGAGTATTGGCAGATCTTAAAGAGGTTGAGTCGTCTCTTCATTTGGAAAACACAGAGCCTCGTGGAAAGGTTCGTATTGACCTACCTGCGTCATATGGGCGCTTGCATGTACTACCGGTCATTCTGAAATGTATAGAAGAGTATCCATTGCTAATACCGCACATTACGTTCTCTGACCGATTCGTCGACCTTGTTGAAGCAGATATCGACATTGTCGTGCGAATCGGTGGCTCTGACGTCTGGCCTAATGTCTTAGGACATCACTATTTAGGCAAGGCTCGAAATATATTTTGTGCTTCACCCACGTATCTAAGCAAATATGGCGAACCCTTAAATGAGCTAGATTTAGAACATCACAGTTGTATTGTATATGGCGAAGGTCAAGGCATGGTGAGTCCTTGGTACTTTTCCGAAACTAAGACTGGATACACTGAACGCCGAGTAATGCCAGCGCGGATTGCTATAGGTGATGGTGAGGGTGAGTTAGTTGCGGCAATAGCCGGACATGGAATCGCTCAGTTACCAACATGGTTGGTCAAGCACGAGATCGAAAAAGGCACAATAGTAGAAGTTCTTCCAAACTTGGCAACGGATGGCCTGATACTGAACCTTGTCTGGCTCAAAAGTCGTCAAGCTCTTCCCAAGGTCAGTGTTTTACTAGGGGCGCTCGCCGCAGGATTGACGCTACCAAGCACCAACTGA